One genomic region from Lineus longissimus chromosome 6, tnLinLong1.2, whole genome shotgun sequence encodes:
- the LOC135489387 gene encoding uncharacterized protein LOC135489387: MFKSGHVRSGGVEVSPDSAPALKSDIIQQILSQKARLSAQSQAAPPRPRPAPAAAGAPPAHAADAPHHQIDQAADTPQDPPAYYDPADDAPPLEAEPVAPMPVAHIIWLPNEQAKLVELRLEQEDKFRAANRHDLLWTSIAKEINPEISGTQCLNKWKYIKSKYTKHLDGQNSTGNARLPAPMFFEQLDRVYGTRAVNRPKNLMDSMRPKEAVDMVDAVEVVGGNVDNGAGPGVAKVGEPRPKKQKLSDRVSPQDKVVIQIQEMQEGQIRVENMMERHHGERLTCMNRFSDLFEKSVNHHT, translated from the exons atgttcaagagcggacacgtgcggagtggaggtgtcgaggtg AGTCCGGATTCAG CTCCAGCATTAAAAAGCGACATCATACAACAGATACTGAGTCAGAAAGCAAGACTAAGTGCTCAATCACAGGCAGCTCCTCCAAGACCAAGACCAGCCCCAGCAGCTGCTGGAGCTCCACCCGCTCATGCAGCTGATGCTCCACACCACCAAATAGACCAAGCAGCAGATACTCCACAAGACCCACCAGCATATTATGATCCTGCTGATGATGCTCCACCACTTGAAGCTGAGCCTGTGGCACCCATGCCCGTTGCCCATATTATTTGGTTACCAAATGAACAGGCCAAGCTGGTAGAATTACGGTTGGAACAGGAAGACAAGTTTCGTGCTGCCAACAGGCATGACCTGCTGTGGACGAGTATCGCCAAGGAAATTAACCCAGAAATTAGCGGAACACAGTGTCTGAACAAATGGAAGTACATCAAGTCTAAGTATACGAAGCATTTGGATGGCCAGAATTCCACTGGGAATGCCCGGTTACCTGCTCCAATGTTTTTTGAACAATTGGACAGGGTTTACGGAACCCGGGCAGTGAACCGTCCAAAAAATCTCATGGACTCTATGCGGCCCAAAGAGGCTGTAGACATGGTAGATGCAGTTGAGGTTGTTGGGGGTAATGTTGATAATGGGGCTGGGCCTGGGGTAGCTAAAGTTGGTGAACCGCGTCCGAAAAAGCAGAAACTTTCAGACCGGGTCTCTCCGCAAGACAAGGTTGTGATTCAAATCCAAGAGATGCAGGAAGGTCAGATCCGTGTTGAAAATATGATGGAAAGGCATCATGGTGAGAGGTTGACATGTATGAACCGCTTTTCGGATTTGTTCGAAAAGTCAGTCAACCATCACACTTAA
- the LOC135489389 gene encoding uncharacterized protein LOC135489389 — protein MRALRMSSEGNNRTARENGVANNRGGAELKSKGIFVSVLNEIQEDLVSNHFGGRDPVSTEKQLLVFMWYIVNQESMRQKALQFDLSISTVCLKFKKVARAITRRFIQVINWPTVQEQAQISAAFEATNQLQGVIGLLDGTHIELTGCIGRDQDYINRSRYPSMQLQLVVDHKLMIRNATTGWPGCAYDARVLRNSALFDRAEAGQAVADGNIILADSAYPLKRWLITPFQNNGNLTREQRNFNRRISGCRQSVERAIGHLKGGMRRLKEVMGHDADEVEELIMAACILHNLCIIEDDDIDHYIDMDLPPHPNRLPNMIRNARDGVVRRQQVMHEINQLRDAV, from the exons ATGCGTGCTCTGCGCATGTCGAGTGAGGGGAACAATCGAACGGCCCGCGAGAATGGAGTAGCGAATAATCGTGGCGGCGCCGAACTTAAATC CAAGGGCATATTTGTCTCTGTTCTGAATGAAATTCAGGAAGACTTGGTTAGCAACCACTTTGGAGGCAGGGATCCCGTCAGCACCGAGAAGCAGTTACTTGTATTCATGTGGTACATAGTCAACCAAGAATCTATGAGGCAAAAAGCTCTCCAGTTTGACTTGTCCATATCGACCGTGTGCTTGAAATTCAAGAAAGTAGCCCGAGCCATCACCCGCAGATTTATTCAG GTAATCAATTGGCCGACCGTACAAGAACAGGCCCAGATATCAGCAGCGTTTGAGGCAACCAACCAGCTACAGGGTGTCATTGGGTTACTCGATGGGACGCACATTGAGCTGACTGGCTGTATTGGAAGGGATCAGGACTACATCAACAGATCCAGATATCCATCAATGCAGTTGCAG CTTGTGGTAGACCACAAATTAATGATTAGAAATGCAACTACAGGTTGGCCTGGATGTGCCTATGACGCCAGGGTGCTTCGCAATAGTGCTCTGTTCGATCGTGCTGAGGCTGGTCAGGCAGTGGCAGATGGCAACATAATCTTGGCAGATTCTGCCTATCCGCTGAAGCGTTGGCTGATTACACCATTCCAGAACAATGGAAATTTGACAAGAGAGCAGCGAAATTTCAACCGAAGGATATCAGGGTGCCGACAAAGTGTTGAAAGGGCCATTGGTCATCTGAAGGGAGGGATGAGGAGGTTGAAAGAGGTCATGGGGCATGATGCTGATGAGGTCGAGGAACTCATCATGGCAGCATGCATTCTGCACAATCTTTGCATCATTGaggatgatgacattgatcatTATATTGATATGGACCTGCCACCTCATCCAAATCGTTTACCAAATATGATCCGAAATGCTCGTGACGGAGTGGTGCGTCGACAACAAGTGATGCACGAAATCAATCAGCTGAGAGATGCGGTCTAA